One Vallitalea pronyensis genomic region harbors:
- a CDS encoding class I SAM-dependent methyltransferase: protein MHDPEVVFRELKIREGYTFLDLGCGAGDYSIQASKMVGDSGIVYALDKWKETTESLEKEVHHQGIKNIQTKASSIEDPLPIDDHCVDVCLISTVLHTLDLHQCKDVLFNEIHRILKKDGRVAIIECKKIDTPFGPPKSNRWSPNELEEIMAPYGFKKIKDVELGYNYMILLSIE, encoded by the coding sequence ATGCATGACCCAGAGGTTGTTTTTAGAGAACTTAAAATTAGGGAAGGTTATACGTTTCTTGACTTAGGATGTGGAGCAGGTGATTATAGTATTCAGGCTTCAAAGATGGTAGGAGATTCAGGCATTGTCTATGCACTGGATAAATGGAAAGAAACGACGGAAAGCCTTGAAAAAGAAGTACACCATCAAGGGATAAAAAATATTCAGACGAAAGCTTCAAGCATTGAAGATCCTTTACCCATTGACGATCATTGCGTTGATGTTTGTCTCATATCAACCGTTCTTCATACACTTGATTTGCATCAGTGCAAAGATGTATTATTCAACGAAATACATCGTATTTTAAAGAAGGATGGACGTGTAGCCATCATTGAATGCAAAAAAATTGACACACCTTTTGGACCACCTAAGAGCAATCGTTGGTCACCAAATGAGCTGGAGGAAATAATGGCGCCTTATGGTTTTAAGAAGATTAAAGATGTTGAGCTGGGTTATAATTATATGATTTTATTGAGCATTGAATAA